The Oncorhynchus masou masou isolate Uvic2021 chromosome 4, UVic_Omas_1.1, whole genome shotgun sequence DNA segment ACCGTTTGTTGACTGGTTAGTCGGAAGCTAAATTTGACCGAAATGTGCATCCCTAGACGATACAAATATACTTATGTCTGTGTGACTTCCAGAGGGTCGTCCTCTCTATATCCTGCGCCTGGGACAGATGGACACCAAGGGGCTGGTCCGAGCCCTGGGGGAGGAGTCTCTACTCAGACACGTGAGTGGGCCTCTTCTACTGTTAATCACAGATGTGGTaactaaagtgtgtgtgtttctgtgtgtgtgtgtgtgtgtgtgtaagcatacCTACATTGTGTGTTTTTTAACCCTTCAGGTTCTATCTATAAACGAGGAGGGCCTCAGGCGCTGTGAGGAGAACACCAAAGTCTTCGGCCGACCAATCAGGTACACGCCCCGTTGCTATTTGGTAGCAGCTCCACCACTCCCTCTGATAGGTCAAGTGGAGTTTAAGCCATATTGCATCCAGGCCTCTCAGATCTACAGGACACAAGTTCTGTGGGAGAAGGGGGACTCAACAAGTAATGAGTCCTATGGGGCCTCTGAAGCTGTTGCTAAGCTAATGTGAATCATGGGAATTTGCCTTGGTGCAGTGGGGTTATTAACGCAGGGGCTGCGGAGTGTGGGGCATGCTCTTTAAAGTTCTCCAGGCAAGATGGAAAGAATGTGGAGGGTTCCTCTGAAAGGTGTGGGTGAGAGCgagatgaaggaaaaaggaaaccgcacactgctcttggtaGTATCGCTGATATTTAACAAGCTTGCGTATCgtccttcgtcagagcttttttGAAAGGTGCGggtgagagagacggggaaattGGGCGAGTGACAGAGAAATTGGGCGAGtgagaggaggaatggaaaagAGAGGGACGGGGAAAAGAGAGCGAGAATGTGAGAGTAGGGGTGTTGTCTGGCAGCTCTCACGCTTATCAGATGGACGTGACTATGGAGCGAAGCCATGCAGGACTGTTTCTCCAGTGTGCTAGGGTGGAAAACCACGGAGCTTCCCTCGCGCAAGACCGGGGCAGCGAGAGAGTCCCggattgagagagggggaggaatctGTCTCCGTTTTTTGACGCCGGGGTCGAATTTGGAAATGTAACGTGTGTTGTACTTTAAAATCTATGCATAGTACTTCAAAtgttctccaacctctctctctcccctctagttGTTGGACGTGTCTGGTGGACCTCGAAGGGCTAAACATGCGCCACCTGTGGCGACCGGGGGTTAAGGCCCTTCTGAGAATCATTGAGGTGGTGGAGGCCAACTACCCAGAGACCCTGGGACGCCTGCTCATACTGAGGGCTCCTAGAGTCTTCCCTGTGCTCTGGACCCTGGTGAGACACGCTGAAATGCTATGGCTGGAGACTCCtctaaacggcaccctattccctatatggtgcttACGGGGCACTAGATGAGATGCCATTAGGCATGATGTGTTTAGGCGGGAGCAGTAGGGTGTTGACTCGTCCCACCGTCTCTGTCCTGTGTTCAGGTGAGTCCGTTCATCGACGAGAACACCCGTAAGAAGTTCCTGATCTACGCTGGGAATGACTACCAGGGCCCCGGCGGCCTGCTGGACTACATAGACAAGGAGGTCATCCCTGACTTCCTGGGAGGAGAGTGTatggtgagtgtttgtgtgtgtgtgtgtggtgtcatcACCCAACATTGTCACATTGTCGTGTGGTTGCCATGATCACGCTTGTAATCCCTTTCTTTTTCGCGGCTGTGAGGCGCATATACACAATATTATCCGTGTGGAGCAGAATGACATGTACTTTCTCGTATGGCCTAATTCTGTGTGCAGTGTGAAGTCCCAGAGGGAGGCCTGGTTCCCAAGTCTCTGTACCGTACTGCAGAGGAGCTGGAGAACGAAGACATCAGCCTGTGGACAGAGACTATCTACCAGAGTGCCAGCGTCTTCAAGGGAGCGCCCCACGAGGTGAGCCCCCAACACAGTGCACCTCGGCTGGGGCGGAGCAGAGAGGGGGTGACTGTGGCCTTGGCTGGAGCTTTTGAAGTCGtttgtgggggagggggagggagagaaggagaaataagTTGCTTGACCGACACTGCCACCCACTGGAGAAGTCCTGAAAGTGCATTCAAACTGATCTTCAGACATTTAGCCACTGTTCTGTCTCTAATTGAACTTAAATGTTGCTTTGAGGGGAATCTGCACCCATTTGTTCTTTTTGTTTCTGTTACATAAAAGTAGATGGATGATATAAATCTGTTTATAAAAGGAGCCGTGTGGTAACTAGTCGGTAGAAATCTGCTGTCTTTCCTCCTCCTGTCATCTGtccttttctctctcattctttttctttcttttatttctactcttctcatccctccccctcgtttctccttttctctcccctctctccttcaacccctcctctcttcatctccctgcTTTCCCCTCCCAGGTGGTGCTCGAGATCATCGACGCCTCCTCCGTGATCACCTGGGACTTTGACGTGTGTAAGGGAGACGTGGTCTTCCACCTCTACCACTCTAAGCGCGCCCCACAACCCCCCCGCAAGGACCCCCTAGTGGGGCAAcacagcagcatcaccacccccGGGGGGAACAACGTCCAGCTCATAGACAAGTCCTGGACCTTAGGCCTGGACTACAGCATGGTGGAGTCACCACTCACCTGCAAGGAGGGGGAGAGCGTGCAGGTCAGCGCAGGAGCAGCACACTAATTCTTCATAGTATTGAGAAAGACATCAGGCATGCAGGTGGCTCTTTTTGTCAGTGCCTGAGAGAATCTCTtgactgaatgaatgaattaaGATTGACTCATTCAAATATACAGGTTTGCGTATTACACCCATGTTGAAACCAGTCGTTTCGTGTTAAGtgtgatttttttaaatgccatTCAATACTTAATGACTCTAATGTTAAGAACGTTCAGATTGACAATGATTTAAAATCTCTCATCTAATGcatttctctcgctctcgccGTCCCTCTTCCCAGGGTTCCCACGTGACCAGGTGGCCCGGGTTCTACATCCTGCAGTGGAGGTTCCACACCATGCCGGGCAGCGCCTCCACCAACCTGCCCCGCGTGGACGACGTCCTCGCCTCCCTGCAGGTCTCCTCACACAAGTGCAAAGTCATGTACTACACAGAAGTCATTGGTTCCGAGGACTTCAGGTTAGTAGCAGTGTGTGTGAGCTGATATCAAATGGGTCATCAAACTAAATGTTATCTTTTTTAAATCATACTGTATTTTGTGTTATTGTATTGTATCATCACTTTTTTCGTATACAATATTGACATTAACATTAATGTAACCATTAGTATGAAGTGCCAAGTGTAGGTTTCCCCTCCTAAAGAGAGAGTTGTCCTTTTTACCCTCCACTCTTTCTTTTCAATGCGCTCCTGTCCTCTTATCGCTCACCAACACCTCTTCCActccttctgtctcttcctgtgaaGAACGGCTTGCTTTGACGTTCAAAGTTTGTAAGTGGACTTGTGTTCCCTTAGCTTTGCATTGCGTTTGGTTGCTTACGAAAACTCCCATTAAACAGTTAGCGACAGCTCTGTAAGACGCTAAGCATCCTGACCCTTCGCGTATGGCTTTATTTGAGCATTACCTCACCAGCAAGGCAAGGCTTTCTCTTTTTGTGCTTTAGCTAGAGAAAGGCGACTCGCACTCACTCACTAAGCTAGTCTCTCCCTTGCTTGCATGAATGACTAACAgacacatgctttttaaaagttTGAGTTGCCTTCCTCCTTTGCCACAAAGGGCTACCTGTATTTCAGGGTTCCCCTACTGGCGGCTCGCGGGtgggtttatttatttatttacattgttGGACATAACAGAATGATTTAAATGAtttttaatttaggaaatctgttcccaagtattcccatgcATAATGGAGGCATGTGACGTCATACAAATCAAAGTCAATGTAAAATGATTCGGGATTTAATCCAAATATGAtttctgtttgggcttcttgcggtcaatttgcagtctacaaatgatttgtaattatgttccggccccccgacCATCGGCCCACAGCTGAATGTAGCTGATGATCTCTGCCGTGTTTTTCTGCCTCTGCAAAATGGTTGATAAGGATAAGTCTTTCATTCATGCCCCTCGAAACTAATCACTGAAGCATGAGAGGCCATGTTTTAGTCCCCGTGGGTTAGAGGAACCTATTTAGAGCAGTATGCTAAATGAGTGTCTCACACAGTGGATTCACCTCCGTTTGGTTTGACTTGCTGCATGATCTACACTATTCGGCACTAGACTTGACAAAGCAGGAGCTGGAGATGGGCGTCATTAATACCAGACCAGggatcaaatactatttgaaatcatttcctATGTGacaaaacattattattattttttttatacttaaactgtgcttgattgagctttccTTTTGCAATATAACCAATAAACGAGTCCCACAAGTGCAAACCCCTCCCACCTATCACAACTAATGCAAACACTCAAAGAAATTGAAACATTTCAAATAGTTTTTGCACCCAGGTCTGTTTTAAGCCCATTTAGTATGTAGTTCTGTTAGGTCAACAATaagaaaacatttaaataaatgaaTCTAACTTTTTTGTTTTACTCTCAGGGGCTCTATGACCAGTTTGGAGTCGAGCCACAGCGGTTTCTCCCAGCTCAGCCACGCCACCTCTAACCactcccagtccagctccatgatcTCCAGGTAGAGGACTACAACTCTTGCCAAGGACTACAATTCCTCCTCTTCTGAACTACCAAGTCCCAGCTCCTCCCAGCTCCTCCAGCCTTCACAGTCCACACTTTCCGCCCTCACCACCTCAAACCTGTACTACTATTAGTCAGTCACAATGTGGATCTGAAGCATGCTTGCACAACAGAGGGGAAAGAACATGTCGGCAGTTTAAAAACTGAGAACAAAGACTTGTGATTTAAAGGGCTCCGTTTTTTTCTTGCAGCAGGCCATGTATATTTCTTCCCAGCTTTCTGCTGGGCTGCTGAACAGAATGTTGGCAGAACGTTTTCTGCTTGCTGAGACTTTGGTAGGTGTGGGAAGTGTCGCACCCATGGATGCCGGATCAAGCAATTGTCGCACTCATCTAAGGAGCTGTGAGACCGGATTAAAAACCGGATGCGCCG contains these protein-coding regions:
- the LOC135522832 gene encoding SEC14-like protein 1 isoform X4: MANGVVGTTVVPTMVQKYQSPIRVYKHPFELVMEAYERRFPTCHLIPMFVDSEVLEETESEDGSVHNVQRRCKLDVDAPRLLKRIAGVDYVYFSQENTLNKRERTLHIESHNETFSNRVIIHELCSYSAHPENEDWTCFEQSASLDIKSFFGFESTVEKIAMKQYASSIKKGKEIIEFYLNQLEEEGISHVPRWTPSLDAPSTSVTTKPVCATPKLLQLELPVTPAVSIPVSTDANDRELADATQSEATSNDATNQPDDQMENQTGTPDDKLDADYIKRYLGDLTPLQESCLIRLRQWLQESHKGKIPKDEHILRFLRARDFNMEKAREILCQSLTWRKQHQVDYLLETWTSPQVLSDYYTGGWHHHDKEGRPLYILRLGQMDTKGLVRALGEESLLRHVLSINEEGLRRCEENTKVFGRPISCWTCLVDLEGLNMRHLWRPGVKALLRIIEVVEANYPETLGRLLILRAPRVFPVLWTLVSPFIDENTRKKFLIYAGNDYQGPGGLLDYIDKEVIPDFLGGECMCEVPEGGLVPKSLYRTAEELENEDISLWTETIYQSASVFKGAPHEVVLEIIDASSVITWDFDVCKGDVVFHLYHSKRAPQPPRKDPLVGQHSSITTPGGNNVQLIDKSWTLGLDYSMVESPLTCKEGESVQGSHVTRWPGFYILQWRFHTMPGSASTNLPRVDDVLASLQVSSHKCKVMYYTEVIGSEDFRTACFDVQSLGSMTSLESSHSGFSQLSHATSNHSQSSSMISR
- the LOC135522832 gene encoding SEC14-like protein 1 isoform X5 — encoded protein: MANGVVGTTVVPTMVQKYQSPIRVYKHPFELVMEAYERRFPTCHLIPMFVDSEVLEETESEDGSVHNVQRRCKLDVDAPRLLKRIAGVDYVYFSQENTLNKRERTLHIESHNETFSNRVIIHELCSYSAHPENEDWTCFEQSASLDIKSFFGFESTVEKIAMKQYASSIKKGKEIIEFYLNQLEEEGISHVPRWTPSLDAPSTSVTTKPVCATPKLLQLELPVTPAVSIPVSTDANDRELADATQSEATSNDATNQPDDQMENQTGTPDDKLDADYIKRYLGDLTPLQESCLIRLRQWLQESHKGKIPKDEHILRFLRARDFNMEKAREILCQSLTWRKQHQVDYLLETWTSPQVLSDYYTGGWHHHDKEGRPLYILRLGQMDTKGLVRALGEESLLRHVLSINEEGLRRCEENTKVFGRPISCWTCLVDLEGLNMRHLWRPGVKALLRIIEVVEANYPETLGRLLILRAPRVFPVLWTLVSPFIDENTRKKFLIYAGNDYQGPGGLLDYIDKEVIPDFLGGECMCEVPEGGLVPKSLYRTAEELENEDISLWTETIYQSASVFKGAPHEVVLEIIDASSVITWDFDVCKGDVVFHLYHSKRAPQPPRKDPLVGQHSSITTPGGNNVQLIDKSWTLGLDYSMVESPLTCKEGESVQGSHVTRWPGFYILQWRFHTMPGSASTNLPRVDDVLASLQVSSHKCKVMYYTEVIGSEDFRGSMTSLESSHSGFSQLSHATSNHSQSSSMISR
- the LOC135522832 gene encoding SEC14-like protein 1 isoform X3; translated protein: MVQKYQSPIRVYKHPFELVMEAYERRFPTCHLIPMFVDSEVLEETESEDGSVHNVQRRCKLDVDAPRLLKRIAGVDYVYFSQENTLNKRERTLHIESHNETFSNRVIIHELCSYSAHPENEDWTCFEQSASLDIKSFFGFESTVEKIAMKQYASSIKKGKEIIEFYLNQLEEEGISHVPRWTPSLDAPSTSVTTKPVCATPKLLQLELPVTPAVSIPVSTDANDRELADATQSEATSNDATNQPDDQMENQTGTPDDKLDADYIKRYLGDLTPLQESCLIRLRQWLQESHKGKTLTLTPASPSSPPFQIPKDEHILRFLRARDFNMEKAREILCQSLTWRKQHQVDYLLETWTSPQVLSDYYTGGWHHHDKEGRPLYILRLGQMDTKGLVRALGEESLLRHVLSINEEGLRRCEENTKVFGRPISCWTCLVDLEGLNMRHLWRPGVKALLRIIEVVEANYPETLGRLLILRAPRVFPVLWTLVSPFIDENTRKKFLIYAGNDYQGPGGLLDYIDKEVIPDFLGGECMCEVPEGGLVPKSLYRTAEELENEDISLWTETIYQSASVFKGAPHEVVLEIIDASSVITWDFDVCKGDVVFHLYHSKRAPQPPRKDPLVGQHSSITTPGGNNVQLIDKSWTLGLDYSMVESPLTCKEGESVQGSHVTRWPGFYILQWRFHTMPGSASTNLPRVDDVLASLQVSSHKCKVMYYTEVIGSEDFRTACFDVQSLGSMTSLESSHSGFSQLSHATSNHSQSSSMISR
- the LOC135522832 gene encoding SEC14-like protein 1 isoform X1, which produces MTVVGTTVVPTMVQKYQSPIRVYKHPFELVMEAYERRFPTCHLIPMFVDSEVLEETESEDGSVHNVQRRCKLDVDAPRLLKRIAGVDYVYFSQENTLNKRERTLHIESHNETFSNRVIIHELCSYSAHPENEDWTCFEQSASLDIKSFFGFESTVEKIAMKQYASSIKKGKEIIEFYLNQLEEEGISHVPRWTPSLDAPSTSVTTKPVCATPKLLQLELPVTPAVSIPVSTDANDRELADATQSEATSNDATNQPDDQMENQTGTPDDKLDADYIKRYLGDLTPLQESCLIRLRQWLQESHKGKTLTLTPASPSSPPFQIPKDEHILRFLRARDFNMEKAREILCQSLTWRKQHQVDYLLETWTSPQVLSDYYTGGWHHHDKEGRPLYILRLGQMDTKGLVRALGEESLLRHVLSINEEGLRRCEENTKVFGRPISCWTCLVDLEGLNMRHLWRPGVKALLRIIEVVEANYPETLGRLLILRAPRVFPVLWTLVSPFIDENTRKKFLIYAGNDYQGPGGLLDYIDKEVIPDFLGGECMCEVPEGGLVPKSLYRTAEELENEDISLWTETIYQSASVFKGAPHEVVLEIIDASSVITWDFDVCKGDVVFHLYHSKRAPQPPRKDPLVGQHSSITTPGGNNVQLIDKSWTLGLDYSMVESPLTCKEGESVQGSHVTRWPGFYILQWRFHTMPGSASTNLPRVDDVLASLQVSSHKCKVMYYTEVIGSEDFRTACFDVQSLGSMTSLESSHSGFSQLSHATSNHSQSSSMISR